One Desulfobulbus propionicus DSM 2032 DNA segment encodes these proteins:
- a CDS encoding PAS domain-containing sensor histidine kinase — protein sequence MPQKKTIGPAASDEADRLLDELERQNEELRLARAEVEAGLRKYYDLYDFAPVGYCTVSRDGLVLESNLAGALLLGVDRLRVLRCPLAGFVVREGRNDLARFLERVFSGEHKATGELRVPDGEGGVRHLYLEGGSFETPLGEQQCRIAMMDITQSRQTSAELEHYRYHLEELVQQRTSQLEEANLRLREQTENLTSIYQAMDSIGLIVCSLEENDARIDIFSAGAEKLFGHRQDEVLGASVSLIYPPAANAMVADMVRRLRQGEAMQSFDSTLVRKSGDCFPAVISFHPFARQDGLFTKAVGGCRDISELMYIQNQLQAMNDELERRVEQRTRELQETQRQYLHAEKLSAIGKLSASIAHEFNNPLQGILSILKGLKKRAILEEEDRVLLEAAIAESDRIKELIRQLQDFNRPSSDRKAVVDVHQSLNSVLLLHTSDFKGKRIELRLDYAERLPHILAVPDQIKQVFLNLLANAADACRPSGGVITVTTRLVDDRVAVTVEDNGIGIVPEDMDLIFQPFYTTKPEVKGTGLGLSVSYGIVKDHQGEIRVESRPGEGARFTVLLPVGNRYHA from the coding sequence ATGCCGCAGAAAAAAACCATCGGGCCGGCGGCGAGCGACGAGGCTGACCGGCTGCTGGACGAGCTGGAACGACAGAACGAAGAACTGCGGCTGGCGCGGGCCGAGGTGGAGGCCGGGCTGCGAAAATATTACGATCTCTATGATTTTGCCCCGGTGGGCTACTGCACCGTCAGCCGTGACGGTTTGGTGCTTGAGTCCAACCTCGCCGGGGCGTTGCTGTTGGGCGTGGACCGGTTACGGGTGCTGCGGTGCCCTCTCGCCGGTTTTGTCGTCCGGGAAGGGCGCAACGATCTGGCCCGTTTTTTGGAGCGGGTCTTTTCCGGCGAACACAAGGCGACCGGCGAGCTGCGGGTGCCGGATGGCGAGGGAGGGGTGCGGCATCTCTATCTGGAGGGGGGCTCCTTTGAAACCCCCTTGGGCGAGCAACAGTGCCGCATCGCGATGATGGATATCACCCAGTCCCGGCAGACCAGCGCCGAACTGGAACATTACCGCTATCATCTGGAGGAACTGGTGCAGCAGCGCACCAGCCAACTGGAAGAGGCCAACCTTCGGCTGCGGGAGCAGACGGAGAACCTGACCTCGATCTACCAGGCCATGGACAGTATCGGCCTGATTGTCTGCTCCCTTGAAGAAAACGACGCGCGGATCGACATTTTCAGCGCCGGCGCGGAAAAGCTGTTTGGCCATCGCCAGGACGAGGTGCTCGGCGCATCGGTGTCCCTGATCTATCCCCCGGCAGCCAATGCCATGGTTGCGGACATGGTCAGACGGCTGCGTCAGGGCGAGGCGATGCAATCCTTTGACAGCACCCTGGTGCGCAAGTCCGGCGATTGTTTTCCCGCAGTGATCTCATTTCATCCCTTTGCCCGACAGGACGGCCTGTTCACCAAGGCGGTGGGCGGGTGCCGCGATATTTCCGAACTGATGTACATCCAGAATCAGTTGCAGGCAATGAACGACGAGCTGGAGCGGCGGGTCGAACAGCGCACCCGCGAGCTGCAGGAAACCCAGCGGCAATACCTGCACGCGGAAAAGCTTTCGGCCATCGGCAAGCTGTCCGCCTCCATCGCCCATGAATTCAACAACCCGCTCCAGGGCATTCTGTCGATCTTGAAGGGGCTGAAAAAACGCGCCATCCTTGAGGAAGAGGACCGGGTACTGCTGGAGGCGGCCATCGCCGAGAGCGACCGGATCAAGGAACTCATCCGCCAGTTGCAGGATTTTAACCGTCCTTCGTCGGACCGCAAGGCGGTGGTGGACGTGCACCAGTCGCTCAACTCGGTGCTGCTGCTGCACACCAGCGATTTCAAGGGCAAGCGGATCGAGCTCCGCCTCGATTATGCCGAGCGGCTGCCGCATATCCTGGCCGTGCCCGATCAGATCAAGCAGGTTTTTCTCAACCTGCTGGCCAACGCGGCCGACGCCTGCCGTCCGTCTGGCGGCGTGATCACCGTGACCACCCGGTTGGTCGACGACAGGGTGGCGGTGACCGTTGAGGACAACGGCATCGGCATCGTTCCGGAAGACATGGACCTGATCTTTCAGCCGTTTTACACCACCAAGCCCGAGGTCAAGGGCACCGGCCTGGGGCTGTCGGTCAGTTACGGGATCGTCAAGGATCATCAGGGAGAGATCCGGGTGGAAAGCCGGCCGGGAGAAGGGGCGCGCTTCACCGTTTTGCTGCCGGTGGGAAACCGATACCATGCCTGA
- a CDS encoding universal stress protein — translation MQDIQQILVPVDFHQHTDDLAAFASGIANKLGATITFVHVVGHFAEVAADAGFYPASVTEVEKEMEENAKKKMAALIEQHKAASPGCGGTVIIGEVADIIVRYAMDNKIDMIVMATHGAQGIEKIMLGSVADRVLKRAACPILLFNPYKGERGYQITTPIGDNVQPI, via the coding sequence ATGCAAGACATTCAGCAGATTCTAGTACCGGTCGATTTTCACCAGCACACCGATGATCTGGCTGCCTTTGCCAGCGGCATCGCCAATAAACTTGGAGCGACGATCACCTTTGTCCACGTGGTCGGCCATTTTGCCGAAGTGGCCGCCGACGCGGGTTTCTACCCCGCCTCGGTGACGGAAGTGGAGAAGGAAATGGAAGAGAACGCCAAAAAGAAAATGGCTGCCCTGATCGAGCAGCACAAGGCCGCCAGCCCCGGATGCGGCGGCACGGTGATCATCGGCGAGGTGGCGGATATTATTGTCCGCTACGCCATGGACAACAAGATCGACATGATCGTCATGGCCACGCACGGTGCCCAGGGCATCGAGAAAATCATGCTTGGCAGTGTCGCCGACCGGGTGTTGAAACGAGCCGCCTGCCCGATCCTGCTGTTCAACCCCTACAAGGGGGAGCGGGGATATCAGATCACCACCCCCATTGGCGACAACGTGCAACCGATCTGA
- a CDS encoding bifunctional metallophosphatase/5'-nucleotidase, with the protein MTNTRQEEEAMRNKANTVLSWMTATCLAAQAGMSVGGAWAGSEIEARQRAERPIEWRAPQQEDKTVAVTLLAINDFHSQITAGLEVAGRPVGSAPVLAAYLKAAQARARGQTFILHAGDHVGASQPRSALLQDEPGIMVFNMLGNQHCRPGGLYGVECNLIGIPGNHELDEGMGEMLRLIHGGNHRQGPYLQDPYQGAHFPYICANLVRTATNKPLFPPSVVRMVDGVPIGFVGALLRHATTFLPPDSLDGLQVLDEAEAINAQVAALRAEGVHAVVAVIHQGGYQLPANGSEHPSTRLAGDLAAIVGRLDGEVDVVLAGHTHTVHNLLVDNAAGRKTLVTQAWPKGTGYAEIDLEISRTGREVVALSSRIVTTWADQGPGLRPDVRVARLADRVDAMGNAVAAQVIANAAKPITRVSNEAGESALGDLVADAQRQAMGTDFAFMHPEGIEADIDPGHITKGDYYTVQPANLNLVKLEMTGEQIYALLNQQWTTASGEGRFLQVSGLSYVWDAHRPAGRRVVSVMKDGEPLRRGARYTVTVNEYLAAGGGNFTVLTEAANPVVGPFIADALHQYVRTRPQPINAAIEGRISRLN; encoded by the coding sequence ATGACGAACACACGACAGGAGGAGGAAGCGATGCGCAACAAGGCGAACACGGTGCTGTCCTGGATGACCGCGACCTGTTTGGCCGCCCAGGCGGGGATGTCGGTGGGCGGCGCATGGGCGGGAAGCGAGATCGAGGCGCGGCAGCGCGCGGAGCGGCCGATCGAGTGGCGCGCGCCACAGCAAGAAGACAAAACCGTGGCGGTAACGCTGCTGGCCATCAACGATTTTCACAGTCAGATCACCGCCGGTCTGGAGGTGGCGGGGAGGCCCGTGGGCAGTGCCCCGGTGCTGGCCGCCTATCTCAAGGCGGCGCAGGCCAGGGCCAGGGGCCAGACCTTTATCCTTCACGCCGGCGACCATGTCGGCGCGTCCCAGCCGCGGTCGGCCCTGCTTCAGGACGAGCCGGGCATCATGGTGTTCAACATGCTGGGCAACCAACACTGCCGGCCGGGCGGTCTGTACGGAGTGGAATGCAACCTGATCGGCATCCCCGGCAACCATGAGCTCGACGAGGGCATGGGGGAGATGCTGCGCCTGATCCACGGCGGCAACCACCGCCAAGGTCCCTATCTCCAGGATCCGTACCAAGGCGCGCATTTTCCCTACATCTGCGCCAATCTGGTGCGGACCGCGACCAACAAACCGCTGTTTCCCCCTTCTGTGGTGCGAATGGTCGACGGTGTGCCGATCGGATTTGTCGGCGCGCTGCTTCGCCATGCCACCACCTTTCTCCCGCCGGACAGCCTCGATGGCCTGCAGGTGCTCGACGAGGCCGAGGCCATCAATGCCCAGGTGGCGGCCTTGCGGGCCGAGGGCGTGCATGCCGTGGTGGCGGTGATCCATCAGGGTGGCTACCAGCTGCCGGCAAACGGCAGCGAGCACCCGTCCACCCGGCTGGCTGGCGACCTGGCCGCCATCGTCGGTCGGCTCGATGGCGAGGTCGATGTGGTCCTGGCCGGTCACACCCATACGGTGCACAACCTGCTGGTGGACAACGCCGCCGGGCGCAAGACCCTGGTCACCCAGGCCTGGCCCAAGGGCACGGGCTATGCCGAGATCGATCTGGAGATCAGCCGAACAGGCCGCGAGGTGGTGGCGCTCTCCTCGCGGATCGTCACCACCTGGGCCGATCAAGGACCAGGGCTGCGGCCGGATGTTCGGGTGGCCCGGCTGGCCGACCGGGTGGATGCGATGGGCAATGCCGTTGCGGCGCAGGTGATCGCCAATGCGGCCAAACCGATCACCCGGGTCAGCAACGAGGCCGGCGAATCCGCCTTGGGCGATCTGGTCGCCGACGCCCAGCGCCAGGCCATGGGTACCGATTTTGCCTTCATGCACCCCGAGGGCATCGAGGCCGACATCGATCCCGGCCATATCACCAAGGGCGATTACTACACGGTGCAGCCCGCCAACCTCAACCTGGTCAAGTTGGAAATGACTGGCGAACAGATTTATGCCCTGCTCAACCAGCAGTGGACCACCGCCTCCGGCGAAGGACGATTTCTCCAGGTGTCGGGCCTGAGCTATGTGTGGGATGCCCACCGCCCCGCGGGCCGGCGCGTGGTGTCGGTGATGAAGGACGGCGAGCCGCTGCGGAGGGGGGCGAGGTATACGGTCACGGTCAACGAATACCTGGCGGCCGGCGGTGGCAATTTCACCGTGCTGACCGAAGCGGCCAACCCGGTGGTCGGTCCCTTTATCGCCGACGCCCTGCATCAGTACGTGCGCACCCGGCCGCAACCGATCAACGCGGCCATCGAGGGACGGATCAGCCGTCTGAATTGA
- a CDS encoding PAS domain-containing protein — protein sequence MRSAIDALRLGADDFTLKPCEMEELIFRIRRCLDKQSLLQTLASQNKRLEEEISRRREVESEIVTSENRFRLAMDAASNGVWDRNLVTGEVYFGENWHLSLGYAHKSDLIDHNSFEQLIHPDDRERVLALREAHVQGTTPRYEAEYRMRNKAGGWQWILSRGQAVARDEQGRALRIIGTHTDITRLKEVEAELKQVQANLEQRVAERTAELHESNVALKVLLNKREEDRKALAEQVLSSIAQLVDPLLDRLRKSGLSEQQRTLVEILGANINELTSPFANSLSTKLTRLTPAEIQVANLVKLGKRTKEIAEIMHLAPGTISIHRKNIRKKLELTHQKTNLQTMLSTQS from the coding sequence ATGCGTTCGGCCATCGATGCCCTGCGGCTGGGCGCGGACGATTTTACCCTCAAGCCCTGCGAGATGGAGGAGCTGATCTTCAGGATAAGGCGCTGTCTGGACAAGCAGAGCCTGCTGCAGACCCTGGCTTCGCAGAACAAACGGCTGGAAGAGGAGATCAGCCGCCGCCGGGAGGTGGAATCCGAGATCGTCACCAGCGAAAACCGCTTTCGCCTGGCCATGGATGCGGCCTCCAACGGTGTGTGGGATCGCAACCTGGTCACCGGCGAGGTCTACTTCGGCGAAAACTGGCATCTGAGCTTGGGATATGCGCACAAGAGCGACCTGATCGATCACAACTCGTTTGAACAGCTCATCCATCCCGATGACCGCGAACGGGTGCTGGCCCTGCGCGAGGCCCATGTCCAGGGAACAACCCCCCGTTATGAGGCGGAATACCGGATGCGCAACAAGGCCGGCGGCTGGCAGTGGATATTGTCGCGCGGCCAAGCGGTTGCCCGGGACGAGCAGGGCAGGGCGCTGCGGATCATCGGCACCCACACCGACATCACCCGCCTGAAGGAGGTCGAGGCCGAACTCAAGCAGGTGCAGGCCAATCTCGAACAGCGGGTGGCCGAGCGGACCGCCGAGCTGCATGAATCCAACGTCGCCCTCAAGGTGCTGCTCAATAAACGGGAAGAAGACCGCAAGGCGCTGGCCGAGCAGGTCCTGTCCAGTATCGCCCAACTGGTGGACCCCCTGCTCGACCGGCTGCGCAAAAGCGGCCTCAGCGAACAGCAGCGGACCCTGGTCGAGATCCTCGGAGCCAATATCAACGAGCTGACCTCGCCCTTTGCCAACAGTCTGTCCACCAAGCTGACCCGGTTGACACCGGCGGAAATTCAGGTGGCCAATCTGGTCAAACTGGGCAAACGGACCAAGGAAATCGCCGAGATCATGCACCTTGCCCCGGGGACCATCAGCATTCACCGCAAGAACATCCGCAAGAAGCTGGAGCTGACCCACCAGAAAACCAATCTGCAGACCATGCTGTCCACCCAGTCGTGA
- a CDS encoding response regulator: MVHAEATQHQVGQGGSRKTILLVDDEPLIRRSLARDLANDAPNFTVSQAASGEEAIARIDSGQWDLVITDLVMPGLDGFQVLKTAKRRNASTMVIILTGYGDMQAAIDALRLGADDFLQKPIDSDELLFRMANCLVKQDLLRKVELYEAILPVCSYCKKIRVAQQTPQDKDWYSLEEYLLKMKGVRVSHGCCPACFDKQMADLRHSLTKKK; the protein is encoded by the coding sequence ATGGTACACGCAGAGGCAACACAGCACCAGGTTGGGCAAGGCGGTAGCCGGAAAACCATTCTTCTGGTCGACGACGAGCCGCTTATCCGCAGGAGCCTTGCCCGCGACCTGGCCAATGACGCGCCCAACTTCACGGTATCCCAGGCGGCGAGCGGAGAAGAAGCCATTGCCAGGATCGACAGCGGCCAGTGGGATCTGGTGATCACCGATCTGGTCATGCCGGGACTTGACGGCTTCCAGGTGCTCAAGACGGCCAAACGGCGCAACGCCTCGACCATGGTGATCATTCTAACCGGCTATGGGGACATGCAGGCGGCCATCGACGCCCTGCGCCTGGGCGCGGATGATTTCCTGCAAAAACCGATCGACAGCGATGAATTGCTCTTTCGCATGGCCAACTGTCTTGTCAAACAGGATCTGCTGCGCAAGGTGGAGCTGTATGAAGCGATTCTCCCGGTCTGCAGTTACTGCAAAAAAATTCGGGTCGCCCAGCAGACGCCCCAGGACAAGGACTGGTACAGCCTGGAGGAATATTTGCTCAAAATGAAAGGGGTGCGGGTTTCCCACGGCTGTTGCCCCGCGTGCTTTGACAAGCAGATGGCCGATCTTCGACATTCCTTGACGAAAAAAAAATAG
- a CDS encoding Hsp20/alpha crystallin family protein: MTDKNPEQSKQDVQKAQPRGALSPFGGPDLFSDFGFFKEMDRFFEEYLPRRWQQFRLGAPERFAGHGLMPFAGKTPSIDILDREADFLIKAELPGVDKKDIAITITNNVLTIEASMSKEEKEEKEEYYHREICHGTYRRTLELPAPVKEGEAKATFTNGVLELIVPKMEKAKKSTIKVE, from the coding sequence ATGACCGATAAAAATCCAGAACAAAGCAAACAGGACGTGCAGAAAGCACAGCCGCGCGGTGCGCTCTCCCCCTTCGGGGGGCCGGACCTTTTTTCCGATTTTGGTTTTTTCAAGGAAATGGACCGGTTTTTCGAGGAATATCTGCCTCGCCGGTGGCAGCAGTTTCGTCTTGGCGCGCCGGAAAGGTTCGCCGGTCACGGACTGATGCCGTTTGCCGGCAAAACCCCTTCAATCGACATTCTCGACCGGGAGGCGGATTTTCTCATCAAGGCCGAGCTGCCCGGTGTGGACAAAAAGGACATCGCCATCACCATCACCAACAATGTCCTGACCATTGAAGCCAGCATGAGCAAGGAGGAGAAGGAGGAAAAGGAGGAATATTACCACCGGGAGATCTGCCACGGCACCTATCGGCGCACGCTGGAGTTGCCGGCTCCGGTCAAGGAGGGCGAGGCCAAGGCCACCTTCACCAACGGGGTGCTCGAATTGATCGTTCCCAAAATGGAGAAGGCCAAAAAATCGACCATCAAGGTGGAATAA
- a CDS encoding hybrid sensor histidine kinase/response regulator: MSTPDDRSRRPAHHDRSNETSPAEQANSVPIHAADTVPDEEHRLLFHELSAHQLALERQNDELRQLQGKLDRERARYFDLYHTAPVGYCTLSDNGLILEANQTAAAMLGVDRDVLINQPLARFIHQEDRDVFHVPPPGPNGGCVPQACELRLVRGDGAPFWVSLTTSTAAGADGHPQCRLVLCDISERKRTEQALKESEQRTTAANNLFKLVLDTIPVRLFWKDLTSTYLGCNRLFAQDAGFQVPEELIGLDDYCMGWKDQADMYRQDDFAIMISGKPKLHYEEAQTTPDGKRIWLSTSKTPLRDEQDRIIGILGAYEDITERKWAEQELLKAQKLESLQFLANSVAHDFNNILMAVMGHIAFAKTLLSPEDEASRRLTKAEATALRAREVTRQLLAFAQNGPPTKHPVTVAHLLSGCSRFTLGETQSTCTCALGDDLWSIDADEGQIGQALTNLLMHADRAMPGGGPIRIRCDNTMVAAGDPLPLARGKYVALSITYQGVKGESDNREHLFAPSSRESLHELGVAAAQAIVKNHGGHLSMTPAPEGGIVFTLLLPAALSPASAPVAPPEEKTELIQGSGTILVMDDDEVICSILGTMLASLGYQATFAQDGEQAVEQYALALQSGQPFDAVIMDLIVPCGMGGREAMARIRAMDPQAKGIVSSGYSNSSVMADYASYGFSEVMAKPYRFSELSRKLRQLLGDRPPAAAPAPPDEQTASS, translated from the coding sequence ATGAGCACCCCGGACGACCGTTCCCGCCGCCCAGCTCATCACGACCGGTCGAACGAGACATCGCCGGCCGAGCAAGCGAATAGTGTGCCGATCCATGCCGCAGATACCGTGCCCGACGAGGAGCATCGATTGCTCTTCCACGAACTGAGCGCCCATCAACTCGCGCTGGAACGGCAGAACGACGAACTTCGCCAGCTCCAGGGGAAACTGGACCGCGAACGGGCGCGCTATTTCGATCTCTACCATACCGCTCCCGTGGGGTACTGTACGCTCTCCGACAACGGCCTGATTCTCGAAGCCAACCAGACAGCCGCCGCCATGCTGGGGGTGGACCGTGATGTCCTGATCAACCAGCCGTTGGCCCGGTTCATTCACCAGGAGGACCGGGATGTTTTTCATGTCCCGCCTCCGGGACCAAACGGCGGCTGTGTTCCCCAAGCTTGTGAACTGCGGCTGGTCCGCGGGGATGGCGCTCCCTTTTGGGTCTCCCTGACCACCAGCACCGCTGCCGGCGCCGACGGCCATCCGCAGTGCCGCCTGGTGCTGTGCGACATCTCCGAGCGGAAACGAACCGAGCAGGCGCTCAAGGAGAGCGAGCAACGGACCACCGCGGCCAACAATCTCTTCAAGCTGGTGCTGGACACCATTCCGGTTCGCCTGTTCTGGAAGGATCTGACCTCGACCTATCTGGGCTGCAACCGTCTCTTTGCCCAGGATGCCGGCTTTCAGGTACCGGAGGAACTGATTGGTTTGGACGATTACTGCATGGGCTGGAAGGACCAGGCGGACATGTATCGCCAGGATGACTTTGCCATCATGATCAGCGGCAAGCCCAAGCTGCATTACGAAGAGGCGCAGACCACACCCGACGGCAAGCGGATCTGGCTGTCCACCTCGAAGACGCCGCTGCGCGATGAACAGGATAGGATCATCGGCATCCTCGGCGCCTACGAGGATATCACCGAGCGCAAATGGGCAGAGCAGGAGCTGCTCAAGGCCCAGAAACTGGAATCGCTGCAATTTCTCGCCAACAGCGTGGCCCACGACTTCAATAATATTCTCATGGCCGTGATGGGGCACATCGCTTTTGCCAAAACCCTGCTTTCGCCGGAGGACGAAGCGTCCAGGCGCCTGACCAAGGCCGAGGCCACGGCGCTCAGGGCCAGGGAGGTCACCCGTCAGCTCCTTGCCTTCGCCCAGAACGGTCCTCCGACAAAACACCCGGTGACCGTGGCCCATCTGTTGTCCGGCTGCAGCCGTTTTACCCTGGGAGAAACCCAATCGACCTGCACCTGCGCCTTGGGCGACGATCTCTGGAGCATTGACGCCGACGAAGGGCAGATCGGTCAAGCGCTGACCAACCTCCTGATGCATGCCGACCGGGCCATGCCCGGCGGTGGTCCCATCCGTATCCGATGCGACAACACCATGGTCGCCGCAGGCGATCCCCTGCCCCTGGCCAGGGGGAAATACGTCGCACTCTCCATCACCTATCAGGGAGTAAAGGGCGAGTCGGACAATCGCGAACATCTGTTCGCCCCCTCCTCCAGGGAAAGCCTGCACGAGCTCGGCGTGGCCGCCGCCCAGGCGATCGTCAAGAACCATGGAGGACACCTGAGCATGACCCCGGCTCCGGAGGGCGGTATCGTGTTCACGCTGCTCCTCCCGGCCGCCCTGTCCCCGGCGTCCGCTCCCGTCGCGCCTCCGGAAGAAAAGACGGAGCTGATCCAAGGCAGCGGCACCATTTTAGTCATGGACGACGACGAGGTGATCTGCAGCATTCTGGGGACCATGCTCGCGTCCCTGGGATACCAAGCGACGTTCGCCCAGGACGGCGAGCAGGCCGTGGAACAGTATGCCCTGGCGCTCCAATCGGGCCAGCCCTTCGACGCGGTGATCATGGACCTGATCGTGCCCTGCGGCATGGGCGGCAGGGAGGCGATGGCCAGGATACGGGCCATGGACCCGCAGGCCAAAGGGATCGTGTCCAGCGGCTACAGCAACAGCTCGGTGATGGCCGATTATGCCAGCTACGGCTTCAGCGAGGTAATGGCCAAACCCTATCGCTTCTCCGAACTGAGCAGGAAATTGCGCCAACTGCTCGGCGACCGGCCGCCAGCCGCCGCACCCGCGCCGCCAGACGAACAGACCGCCTCCTCCTAG
- the amrS gene encoding AmmeMemoRadiSam system radical SAM enzyme yields MHEALFYQRIEGNKVVCGLCHHRCRIAAGGRGRCGVRENQDGRLISLVYGRLVAENVDPVEKKPLFHFLPGSRSYSIATVGCNFQCLHCQNYEISQYPGRHGGQITGVGRSPAAVVERAEQTGCASISYTYVEPTIFYEFAHDCACLAKQRGIKNIFVSNGYMTAEVVRHLAPVLDGINIDLKAFSADFYQKVCKARLEPVLENIRLFHELGVLVEVTTLVIPGHNDSENELRAIARFLRGISVNIPWHVTGFYPTYKMLDRPATPTATLVMAREIGLNEGLRFVYTGNAAIAGGEDTRCPGCSALLIHRSGFSSQQLALQAGHCSTCQLPIAGVWR; encoded by the coding sequence ATGCACGAAGCGCTTTTTTATCAGCGGATCGAGGGAAACAAGGTGGTCTGCGGTCTGTGCCATCACCGCTGCCGTATCGCCGCGGGAGGCCGTGGCCGTTGCGGCGTGCGCGAGAACCAGGACGGACGGTTGATCAGTCTGGTGTATGGTCGTCTGGTGGCGGAGAACGTCGATCCGGTCGAGAAGAAACCCCTGTTTCATTTTCTTCCCGGCAGCCGGTCCTACTCCATTGCCACCGTGGGCTGCAACTTTCAATGCCTGCACTGCCAGAATTACGAGATTTCCCAATATCCCGGCCGGCATGGCGGCCAGATCACCGGTGTCGGCCGCAGCCCGGCCGCGGTGGTGGAGCGTGCCGAGCAGACCGGGTGCGCCAGCATCAGCTACACCTACGTCGAACCCACCATATTTTATGAGTTCGCCCACGACTGCGCCTGTCTGGCCAAACAGCGGGGCATCAAGAACATCTTTGTCAGCAACGGCTACATGACCGCCGAGGTGGTCCGCCATCTCGCGCCGGTGCTGGACGGCATCAACATCGATCTCAAGGCGTTCAGCGCCGATTTCTACCAGAAGGTATGCAAGGCCCGGCTGGAGCCGGTGCTGGAGAACATTCGCCTGTTCCACGAACTCGGGGTGCTTGTCGAGGTGACCACCCTGGTGATTCCCGGGCACAATGACAGCGAGAACGAATTGCGGGCCATCGCCCGTTTTCTCCGCGGCATCTCGGTCAACATCCCGTGGCATGTGACCGGGTTCTACCCGACCTACAAGATGCTCGATCGTCCCGCCACTCCGACCGCCACCCTGGTCATGGCGCGGGAGATCGGCTTGAACGAAGGCTTGCGCTTTGTCTACACCGGCAACGCGGCCATCGCGGGCGGCGAAGATACCCGTTGTCCGGGCTGCTCGGCCCTGCTGATCCATCGCAGCGGTTTCAGCAGTCAGCAGCTTGCGTTGCAGGCCGGCCACTGCTCCACCTGTCAACTGCCGATTGCCGGCGTCTGGCGGTAG
- the tsaA gene encoding tRNA (N6-threonylcarbamoyladenosine(37)-N6)-methyltransferase TrmO, whose translation MQENQQPNVRAIGVVHGDITRLEDAPKNYDISSRKGVLEIFPPYRDGLLGIVPGMTIVVLCWLHRADRGVLQVYPRGDRARGLHGVFATRSPARPNPIAISELRVEAVEGSRLHVSGLDVLDGTPILDIKKKIES comes from the coding sequence ATGCAGGAAAACCAACAACCCAACGTGCGCGCCATCGGAGTGGTGCATGGCGATATCACCCGCCTTGAGGATGCGCCCAAAAATTACGATATTTCCAGTCGCAAGGGCGTGCTGGAGATCTTTCCCCCGTACCGCGACGGCCTGCTCGGCATCGTTCCCGGCATGACCATCGTGGTGCTGTGCTGGCTGCACCGGGCGGACCGCGGAGTGCTCCAGGTCTACCCCCGGGGAGACAGGGCAAGGGGACTGCACGGCGTCTTCGCCACCCGCAGCCCGGCGCGGCCCAACCCCATCGCCATCTCGGAGCTGCGGGTGGAAGCGGTCGAGGGCAGTCGCCTGCACGTCAGCGGCTTGGATGTGCTCGACGGCACGCCGATTCTCGACATCAAGAAAAAGATCGAGTCCTGA